CCGCCGCAGGCGCGGGCGCTCGTGGAGGCGTTCTGGCCGGGCGACCTGTCGATCGTGCTCCCGCACGCGCCGAGCCTGCAGTGGGACCTCGGGCAGTCACGCGGCACCGTGATGCTGCGGATGCCGCTGCACCCGGTGGCGCTGGAGCTGCTGCGCGACGTCGGCCCGATGGCCGTGTCGAGCGCCAACGTCTCCGGCCGCCCGCCCGCGTCCACCGCGGCCGAGGCGCAGGACCAGCTGGGCGACTCGGTGTCGGTGTACCTCGACGGTGGTTCGAGCGGCGAGGCCGTGGCGTCGTCGATCGTGGACCTCACGGGCGAGAATCCGGTGGTGCTGCGCGAAGGCGCGGTCACGCGCGCGGCGATCGCCGAGGTCATGGGCGTGCCCATCGAGTCGCTCGCCTGAGCGGTCCACAGTGGCCCTCGCGCGGGAGGCTCCGTTGACGAGTGCCCGATCCGGTCGCGGTAGCGTGACGCGGTGAC
The sequence above is a segment of the Amycolatopsis sp. 2-15 genome. Coding sequences within it:
- a CDS encoding L-threonylcarbamoyladenylate synthase, translating into MSAVYDCSKRESRAEGLAAAASAVRSSRLVVLPTDTVYGIGADAFDAGAVQALLRAKNRGPDMPVGVLVGSWSTVDGLVLGLPPQARALVEAFWPGDLSIVLPHAPSLQWDLGQSRGTVMLRMPLHPVALELLRDVGPMAVSSANVSGRPPASTAAEAQDQLGDSVSVYLDGGSSGEAVASSIVDLTGENPVVLREGAVTRAAIAEVMGVPIESLA